The Thermotoga maritima MSB8 region TCCTGAGACTCCTATCTTATCAACATCAGAGGGCCTTCGAAGAGAACACACCTTACACGATATTCTTTGTGAAAACAAAGGTATCTAAGAATGAAAGAGAAAAAGCGCTGATGAAGATAGGAAAAATTCTCAAAGAATGTGTGAGAGTACCCTTAGACAGTGTGGGCAGATACTCCGATGATACTTTTGCACTCTTCGTAATCGGTGTTGGAAAAGAAACGGCCCCGAATATAGAAGAGAGAATAAAAAATCACATCGAAAGTATAGGAGGCATCGAATACTCGATTGCATACAAAAGCTATCCTGAAGATTTCATGGATCTGGAAAAGGCGATCCTTGATCTTGAAAAGGCGGTGGCTTGATTGGGTAAACTGGTCGTTCAGGGTGGCGCCGTTCTCGAAGGAGAAGTGGAGATATCGGGTTCAAAAAACGCTGCTCTTCCAATAATGGCAGCAGCGATTTTGTGTGATGAGGAGGTAATTCTCAAAAACGTACCGAGACTCCAAGATGTCTTCGTCATGATAGACATCCTGAGATCCATTGGATTCAGAGTGGAATTCGAGGAGAACGAACTGAAGATCAAAAGAGAAAACGATATCTCACAGGAAGTGCCTTACGAACTTGTCAGGAAGATGAGGGCGTCCTTCAACGTGCTCGGTCCGATCGCTGTGAGAACTGGAAGAGCGAAGGTTGCTCTTCCAGGTGGGTGTTCCATAGGAGTCAGACCTGTGGACTTTCATCTTGAAGGCCTCAAAAAAATGGGATTCTCGATAAAAGTGGAACATGGCTTTGTTGAAGCCTGCTTTGAAAGAAGAATCGATTATGTGACGATTACCCTTCCTTTTCCAAGCGTTGGTGCCACGGAGCACCTGATGACCACAGCGGCTCTCTTAAAAGGTGCCCGTGTAGTGATTGAAAACGCCGCAATGGAACCTGAAATCGTAGACCTTCAAAATTTCATAAACAGAATGGGTGGACATATTGAAGGAGCCGGAACCAGCCGGATAGTGATTGAAGGCGTGGAGAAAATGCAGGGAGTTGAATACAGCATCATTCCCGATCGAATAGAAGCTGGAACGTACCTGGTAGCCATCGCAGCAAGTCGTGGAAAAGGTCTGGTGAAGAATGTAAACCCGGATCACCTCACAAACTTTTTTGAGAAACTGGAAGAAACAGGGGCGAAACTTAAAGTTCTTGGAAACGAAGTAGAGATCGAAATGAGAGAAAGACCAAAAGCGGTGGATGTTACAACGAATCCGTACCCTGGTTTTCCCACGGATCTTCAGCCTCAGATGATGGCGTATCTATCGACAGCGTCGGGAGTCTCGGTTATAACCGAAAACGTCTTCAAAACGAGGTTCTTACACGTGGACGAGTTGAAAAGAATGGGAGCGGACATAGAAGTTTCTGGAAACGTCGCCATAGTGAAAGGCGTTGAAAAACTCAGCGGTGCCCCCGTTGAGGGAACGGATCTCAGGGCAACCGCTGCCCTTCTCATAGCGGGAATCATAGCAGATGGAGTCACTGAGATAAGCAACGTCGAACACATATTCAGAGGTTACGAAGATGTCATAGACAAATTCAGTGAACTGGGAGCAAAAATCGAGTATGTTGAAAAAGAAAATTGAAAGAATAAAAGAGATCGAAACCACACTGTGGGGCAACCTTGAAAAATGCGAACTCTGTCCTCGAAAATGCGGTGTTGATAGATACAGAACCACCGGTATCTGTGGACTACCCGCCAGAGCGAAGATATCCAACGCGGTTCTTCACTTCGGTGAAGAACCTCCCATCTCTGGAAAAACGGGTGCGGGTA contains the following coding sequences:
- the murA gene encoding UDP-N-acetylglucosamine 1-carboxyvinyltransferase; translated protein: MGKLVVQGGAVLEGEVEISGSKNAALPIMAAAILCDEEVILKNVPRLQDVFVMIDILRSIGFRVEFEENELKIKRENDISQEVPYELVRKMRASFNVLGPIAVRTGRAKVALPGGCSIGVRPVDFHLEGLKKMGFSIKVEHGFVEACFERRIDYVTITLPFPSVGATEHLMTTAALLKGARVVIENAAMEPEIVDLQNFINRMGGHIEGAGTSRIVIEGVEKMQGVEYSIIPDRIEAGTYLVAIAASRGKGLVKNVNPDHLTNFFEKLEETGAKLKVLGNEVEIEMRERPKAVDVTTNPYPGFPTDLQPQMMAYLSTASGVSVITENVFKTRFLHVDELKRMGADIEVSGNVAIVKGVEKLSGAPVEGTDLRATAALLIAGIIADGVTEISNVEHIFRGYEDVIDKFSELGAKIEYVEKEN
- a CDS encoding diguanylate cyclase domain-containing protein, producing MDERTELLKRIEELEEKLRQCQQREQELEALIEEYNEVMKKQFQVFDDFFEKLGTTKMIDPLTRVYAKDHFLRLLSYQHQRAFEENTPYTIFFVKTKVSKNEREKALMKIGKILKECVRVPLDSVGRYSDDTFALFVIGVGKETAPNIEERIKNHIESIGGIEYSIAYKSYPEDFMDLEKAILDLEKAVA